One genomic segment of Musa acuminata AAA Group cultivar baxijiao chromosome BXJ3-3, Cavendish_Baxijiao_AAA, whole genome shotgun sequence includes these proteins:
- the LOC135632516 gene encoding uncharacterized protein LOC135632516 → MISSSSEICKDFIQMKQDDKFYSTLISRESSSANPSLGVYYGDAKGAVPFLWESQPGTPKNTISNTTLPPLTPPPSSFPSPRHDGCKKSTRTSLIHTLLPKLTLKVFRKPSSSSSKTGDEESRYGSPTPTSCFRVRHGAAATELKDSTRRPSRTVPAV, encoded by the coding sequence atGATATCCAGTAGCTCAGAGATCTGCAAGGACTTCATCCAAATGAAGCAGGATGACAAGTTCTACTCGACGCTGATCTCCAGGGAGAGCTCTTCAGCTAATCCTTCCTTGGGAGTGTACTATGGAGATGCTAAAGGAGCTGTGCCTTTCTTGTGGGAGTCTCAGCCTGGAACACCCAAGAACACAATCTCCAACACCACCCTCCCTCCCCTCACGCCACCGCCCTCCTCCTTCCCCAGCCCCAGGCACGATGGCTGCAAGAAGTCCACCAGGACCAGCCTCATCCACACCCTACTGCCCAAGCTCACCTTGAAGGTGTTCCGCAAgccatcttcctcctcctccaaaaCTGGTGACGAGGAGTCCCGTTACGGTTCTCCGACCCCGACCTCTTGCTTCAGGGTGCGACATGGAGCGGCAGCTACTGAGCTCAAGGATTCCACTCGCCGGCCATCACGAACAGTTCCTGCTGTCTGA